From Micromonospora echinospora, one genomic window encodes:
- a CDS encoding aldehyde dehydrogenase family protein, with product MNGPLLHWIGGEAVPPTAGGYRSGTNPATGGVGAQVAQGTAADVDLAVRAAHAAAPGWRRIASLERGRILAAIGGRLLADLDALAELESLDTGKPLALAAAEVRGAAEYFEFYAALVNLPAGDVLDIRPDLHVYTRREPFGVVGVITPWNLPLNQAARACAPALAAGNTIVAKPAESTSQTTVALARIASEEGLPPGVLNVVLGRGDEVGTAIVQHPLVRKVAFTGSVRVGQDIGRIAADRILPLTLELGGKSANIVFDDADLEFAAAEAVRAFTTNAGQVCSSGTRLLVQRSVQERFVAALVAATRRLRPGRDVGPMITRGQYDTVQRYFAIAAEEGARAELGGGVVTDPELDGGFYVEPTIYSGVTNEMRIAREEIFGPVLVIIPFDTEQEAIELANDSEFGLVGGVFTEDISRAFRVAESIEAGQVYVNSWSTQSVQMPFGGHKLSGYGREKGIEALYHYSHVKSISVRLAPR from the coding sequence GTGAACGGCCCGCTGCTGCACTGGATCGGCGGCGAGGCCGTCCCGCCGACCGCCGGGGGTTACCGCTCCGGCACCAATCCGGCGACCGGTGGCGTTGGGGCACAGGTCGCGCAGGGAACGGCGGCCGATGTCGACCTCGCCGTACGAGCGGCGCATGCCGCGGCCCCCGGGTGGCGTCGGATCGCGTCGCTGGAACGCGGCCGGATCCTGGCGGCCATCGGCGGGCGGCTGCTCGCGGACCTTGACGCCCTGGCCGAACTGGAGAGCCTCGACACCGGCAAGCCGCTCGCCCTCGCCGCAGCCGAGGTCCGGGGTGCCGCGGAGTACTTCGAGTTCTATGCGGCACTGGTGAACCTGCCGGCGGGCGACGTGCTTGACATTCGGCCTGACCTGCACGTTTACACGCGGCGCGAACCGTTCGGGGTGGTCGGGGTGATCACGCCGTGGAACCTGCCGCTCAACCAGGCGGCCCGGGCCTGCGCCCCGGCGCTCGCCGCCGGCAACACGATCGTCGCGAAGCCCGCGGAGAGCACCTCACAGACGACCGTGGCCCTGGCGCGGATCGCCAGCGAAGAGGGGCTGCCGCCGGGGGTGCTCAACGTGGTGCTCGGCCGCGGCGACGAGGTCGGGACCGCGATCGTGCAGCACCCGCTGGTGCGCAAGGTGGCGTTCACCGGTTCCGTGCGGGTCGGGCAGGACATCGGTCGGATCGCGGCGGACCGGATCCTCCCGCTGACCCTCGAACTCGGCGGCAAGTCGGCCAACATCGTGTTCGACGACGCCGACCTTGAGTTCGCCGCCGCCGAGGCCGTCCGGGCCTTCACCACCAACGCGGGTCAGGTCTGCTCCTCCGGAACCCGGCTTCTGGTCCAGCGGTCGGTCCAGGAGCGGTTCGTCGCCGCGTTGGTGGCGGCCACCCGGCGGCTGCGCCCCGGCCGGGACGTGGGCCCGATGATCACCCGAGGCCAGTACGACACCGTGCAGCGGTACTTTGCGATCGCCGCCGAGGAGGGGGCCCGAGCCGAGCTCGGCGGTGGCGTGGTCACCGATCCCGAGCTCGACGGCGGCTTCTACGTCGAGCCCACGATCTACTCCGGCGTCACCAACGAGATGCGGATCGCCCGGGAGGAGATCTTCGGGCCCGTTCTGGTGATCATTCCGTTCGACACCGAGCAGGAGGCCATCGAACTCGCCAACGACTCGGAATTCGGCCTGGTCGGGGGAGTCTTCACCGAGGACATCTCCCGCGCCTTCCGGGTAGCCGAATCGATCGAAGCGGGCCAGGTCTACGTCAACTCGTGGTCGACCCAATCGGTCCAGATGCCGTTCGGCGGGCACAAGCTGAGCGGCTACGGGCGGGAGAAGGGGATCGAGGCGCTGTACCACTACTCGCACGTCAAGAGCATCAGTGTGCGGCTGGCTCCCCGCTGA
- a CDS encoding NAD(P)-dependent oxidoreductase — MTGTGIEHIGFIGLGRMGRPMASRLYDAGYRLTVADAAPDVAEGFVTDHPKAVTAHTVDAYRAVDALILMLPNSAVVESVLEGDAVAEALRPGTLVVDMSSSEPLRTRALAERLTARGLRMLDAPVSGGVRGAVAGTLAVLVGGEETDLAEVRPALRRLARTVIPVGPIGSGHAAKALNNLVSATTISVTVEALRLGERFGIPPETMTEVLNSSSGRSNTSENKVAQFMVSGRYDSGFALHLMAKDVGIAVDLAHELGQATEVADGVARQWRRIAGEVTPQTDHTAMYELIGGDR; from the coding sequence ATGACCGGGACGGGGATCGAGCACATCGGGTTCATCGGCCTCGGCAGGATGGGCCGACCGATGGCCTCGCGACTGTACGACGCGGGCTATCGACTCACGGTGGCCGACGCCGCACCGGACGTCGCCGAGGGATTCGTGACCGACCACCCGAAGGCGGTCACCGCCCACACGGTCGACGCGTACCGGGCCGTGGACGCCCTGATCCTGATGCTGCCGAACTCGGCGGTTGTCGAGTCGGTGCTCGAGGGCGACGCGGTCGCGGAAGCGCTGCGACCCGGCACTCTGGTCGTCGACATGAGCTCCTCCGAGCCGCTGCGCACCCGCGCGTTGGCCGAGCGGCTGACCGCCCGGGGCCTGCGGATGCTCGACGCTCCCGTCTCCGGCGGAGTACGCGGCGCGGTCGCCGGAACGCTGGCGGTACTGGTCGGCGGGGAGGAGACCGATCTGGCCGAGGTGCGTCCGGCCCTGCGACGACTGGCCCGGACCGTCATCCCGGTCGGCCCGATCGGGTCCGGGCACGCGGCCAAGGCCCTGAACAACCTGGTCTCGGCCACCACCATCTCGGTGACCGTCGAGGCGCTGCGGCTGGGGGAGCGGTTCGGCATTCCGCCGGAGACGATGACCGAGGTGCTCAACAGCTCCTCGGGACGCTCGAACACCAGCGAGAACAAGGTCGCCCAGTTCATGGTCAGCGGCAGGTACGACTCGGGGTTCGCGCTGCACCTGATGGCGAAGGACGTCGGGATCGCCGTCGACCTGGCACACGAACTCGGCCAGGCCACCGAGGTCGCGGACGGCGTGGCCCGCCAGTGGCGGCGGATCGCCGGGGAAGTCACGCCGCAGACCGACCACACCGCCATGTACGAGCTGATCGGGGGTGACCGGTGA
- a CDS encoding MBL fold metallo-hydrolase, protein MSGPQTVVIGGVEITRIQEYAGPSPATPGFLFPDSDPAYWRDNAGWLDPDFFDSGRGQLRSVLHTWLIRSQGAVILVDTGAGNGKERPYAPVYAHHDTAYLANLAAVGVAPEDVDIVINTHLHVDHVGWNTRLEGRGWVPTFPNARYLITREDFEFWDPVKNPRPPADGNQNVFEDSVVPVHRAGLVELWSGEYRIDSDLVLQAAPGHTPGSAVLRLESGNAGALFVGDIIHSPVQIAAPDVNSCFCEDPALARASRRRLLAEAAERSLLVFPAHFGGHSACHVAAADDVFVIRDWADLARI, encoded by the coding sequence GTGAGTGGACCGCAGACGGTCGTCATCGGCGGCGTCGAGATCACCCGGATCCAGGAGTACGCCGGCCCCAGCCCGGCGACCCCCGGCTTCCTGTTCCCGGACAGCGACCCGGCGTACTGGCGGGACAACGCCGGATGGCTCGACCCGGACTTCTTCGATTCCGGTCGGGGGCAGTTGCGCTCGGTGCTGCACACCTGGCTGATCCGCAGCCAGGGGGCGGTGATCCTGGTCGACACCGGTGCCGGCAACGGCAAGGAACGCCCGTACGCCCCGGTCTACGCCCACCACGACACCGCGTACCTCGCGAACCTGGCCGCGGTGGGGGTCGCACCGGAGGACGTGGACATCGTCATCAACACCCACCTGCACGTCGACCACGTGGGGTGGAACACCCGCCTGGAGGGCCGCGGCTGGGTCCCCACGTTCCCGAACGCGCGCTACCTCATCACCCGGGAGGACTTCGAGTTCTGGGACCCGGTGAAGAACCCGCGCCCGCCGGCCGACGGCAACCAGAACGTCTTCGAGGACAGCGTCGTCCCGGTACACCGCGCGGGACTCGTCGAGCTCTGGAGCGGCGAGTACCGGATCGATTCCGACCTGGTGTTGCAGGCCGCCCCCGGGCACACCCCCGGCTCCGCGGTGCTGCGGCTGGAGTCCGGGAACGCCGGTGCGCTCTTCGTCGGCGACATCATCCACTCGCCCGTGCAGATCGCAGCCCCGGACGTCAACAGCTGCTTCTGCGAGGATCCGGCGCTGGCCCGGGCGTCCCGGCGCCGCCTCCTCGCCGAGGCCGCCGAGCGTTCGCTGCTGGTCTTTCCGGCCCACTTCGGCGGGCACTCCGCCTGTCACGTCGCCGCCGCCGACGACGTGTTCGTCATCCGCGACTGGGCCGACCTGGCCCGGATCTGA
- a CDS encoding FAD-dependent monooxygenase, translating to MTGTHSTGSTDRSRHAEVAGAGFAGLTVSIALARRGWTVRLHEQNDQVRDFGAGILLWRNAMLALEVIGVAGAIRANGVQPGTYDTSLNGDPVSSELAGYPYWAITRPKLHALLVSAARAAGVEIVTGSRVVGADPAGALLLADGTRLEGDLVIGADGAGSAVRNSLGDLTQERKKYQDGVCRVLIPRPEEFQGPEWDRVIDFWTLEPDAMRILFIPTGPDTIYMGMMATTTNERASRIPIDVEVWSKRFPHLATAVELAGRAEGGRHDNYQTNRVAPWSSGRAVLVGDAAHAMCPALGQGASVGIVNAVELAHTLDQYDDVGAALAVWEERERGMTDAAQARSAYMAETRTLAKGNGFTAEVMETANFELPAVTPEIVAAYPVPEGDRSW from the coding sequence ATGACAGGAACCCACTCGACAGGCTCCACCGACCGTTCCCGCCACGCCGAGGTCGCGGGTGCCGGGTTCGCCGGTCTCACCGTGAGCATCGCGCTCGCCCGCCGTGGCTGGACCGTACGCCTGCACGAGCAGAACGACCAGGTGCGCGACTTCGGCGCCGGCATCCTGCTGTGGCGCAACGCGATGCTGGCCCTCGAGGTCATCGGGGTGGCCGGGGCGATCAGGGCGAACGGCGTACAGCCCGGCACCTACGACACCAGCCTGAACGGCGACCCGGTCTCGTCGGAGCTGGCCGGCTACCCCTACTGGGCGATCACCCGGCCAAAGCTGCACGCGCTGCTCGTCTCGGCGGCTCGGGCGGCCGGAGTGGAGATCGTCACCGGTTCACGGGTGGTCGGGGCCGACCCGGCCGGCGCCCTGCTCCTGGCCGACGGGACCAGGCTGGAAGGAGACCTGGTGATCGGTGCCGACGGGGCCGGCTCGGCGGTCCGCAACTCGCTGGGCGATCTGACCCAGGAACGCAAGAAGTACCAGGACGGGGTCTGCCGGGTCCTGATCCCACGGCCCGAGGAGTTCCAGGGCCCCGAGTGGGACCGGGTCATCGACTTCTGGACCCTGGAACCGGACGCGATGCGCATCCTGTTCATCCCCACCGGGCCTGACACGATCTACATGGGCATGATGGCGACGACCACCAACGAGCGCGCCTCACGGATCCCGATCGACGTCGAGGTCTGGTCGAAGCGCTTCCCGCATCTGGCCACGGCGGTGGAGCTGGCCGGCAGGGCCGAAGGCGGCCGACACGACAACTACCAGACCAACCGGGTGGCGCCCTGGTCGAGTGGTCGGGCGGTGCTCGTCGGGGACGCGGCCCACGCCATGTGTCCCGCGCTCGGGCAGGGCGCCAGCGTCGGGATCGTCAACGCGGTCGAACTCGCCCACACCCTCGATCAGTACGACGACGTCGGTGCGGCGCTCGCCGTGTGGGAGGAACGCGAGCGGGGCATGACCGACGCCGCCCAGGCCCGGAGCGCCTACATGGCCGAGACCCGAACGCTGGCCAAGGGCAACGGCTTCACCGCCGAGGTCATGGAGACGGCGAACTTCGAGCTTCCCGCGGTCACGCCCGAGATCGTCGCGGCGTACCCGGTGCCGGAGGGGGACCGGTCGTGGTGA
- a CDS encoding YbhB/YbcL family Raf kinase inhibitor-like protein encodes MINDDPYAAVTPAPPLRVFSEDLVDGTEMPLTYRDPDLGGTNTSPHLAWSDFPVETKSFAITCYDPDAPTGVGFMHWAVANIPASVTSLPAGAGAPDGPMPAGSLTLPNDLRMRQYIGPNPPPGSGRHRYVFIVHAVDVPALEIDPGLTPVVLGFNLHFHTLARGSMTVWVDAEE; translated from the coding sequence GTGATCAACGACGACCCCTACGCAGCCGTGACCCCGGCACCGCCGCTGCGGGTGTTCAGCGAGGACCTGGTCGACGGCACGGAAATGCCGCTGACCTACCGCGACCCGGACCTCGGCGGCACCAACACCTCACCCCACCTGGCCTGGTCGGACTTCCCGGTCGAGACCAAGAGCTTCGCGATCACCTGCTACGACCCGGACGCTCCCACCGGGGTCGGTTTCATGCACTGGGCCGTCGCGAACATTCCCGCCTCCGTGACCTCGCTGCCGGCCGGCGCCGGCGCACCGGACGGGCCGATGCCGGCGGGCTCCCTCACCCTCCCCAACGACCTGCGGATGCGCCAGTACATCGGCCCCAACCCGCCGCCGGGCTCGGGCCGCCACCGCTACGTGTTCATCGTCCACGCGGTCGACGTCCCCGCGCTCGAGATCGACCCCGGGCTGACCCCCGTCGTCCTGGGCTTCAACCTGCACTTTCACACGCTGGCACGAGGGAGCATGACGGTATGGGTGGACGCGGAGGAGTGA
- a CDS encoding cupin domain-containing protein — translation MTTNQTTHPSVFLDATAVLDGPLPVEISMEPIRHGAPFAYERVLYDAAGAFFAVWACDAGVYPRVKDKRGSFMYIISGEATITDEDGTSHELTAGSVIVLPYGWVGTWDIRETIRKVYLHTTPVPPYRAGVQPSAFLAAVDVLGGDLHAPVAARVASWAPPVAETVVFDGPDGRCAVQERGPGVFRRAAAEGASYLYVISGEATVTDEDGTSHELTAGSAVALPDGWAGTWDIRTTIRTVHVDTAPIADK, via the coding sequence ATGACGACGAACCAGACCACGCATCCGTCGGTGTTCCTGGACGCCACGGCCGTGCTCGACGGCCCGCTCCCCGTCGAGATCTCGATGGAGCCGATCCGCCACGGGGCGCCCTTCGCCTACGAGAGAGTCCTGTACGACGCCGCCGGCGCGTTCTTCGCCGTCTGGGCGTGCGACGCCGGTGTCTACCCCCGGGTGAAGGACAAGCGGGGCTCGTTCATGTACATCATCTCCGGCGAGGCCACCATCACGGACGAGGACGGCACCTCCCACGAGCTGACCGCCGGCAGCGTGATCGTGCTGCCGTACGGCTGGGTCGGCACCTGGGACATCCGCGAGACCATCCGGAAGGTCTACCTGCACACGACCCCGGTGCCGCCGTACCGCGCGGGTGTGCAGCCGTCCGCCTTCCTGGCCGCGGTCGACGTGCTCGGGGGCGACCTGCACGCCCCGGTGGCGGCGCGAGTGGCCTCCTGGGCGCCGCCGGTCGCCGAGACCGTCGTGTTCGACGGACCCGACGGCCGGTGCGCCGTCCAGGAGCGCGGCCCGGGGGTGTTCCGGCGAGCGGCGGCCGAGGGCGCCTCCTACCTGTACGTCATCTCCGGCGAGGCCACCGTCACGGACGAGGACGGCACCTCCCACGAGCTGACCGCCGGCAGCGCCGTCGCCCTGCCGGACGGCTGGGCCGGCACCTGGGACATCCGCACCACGATCCGCACAGTCCACGTCGACACCGCACCGATCGCCGACAAGTGA
- a CDS encoding amidohydrolase family protein: MITDVHTHFWTREHQRSPWTDGLGRVSKTLASDEIDLVTVESYRRGVAPAERTIVFGLQAQASGIMVPNDAVAAFVREVGGQTVGFMSVDPTRHDAVDEVERCHADLGLVGIKMGPIYQGTSPLHPMTMRVFKTAERLGLPVMIHQGAIFANAGRLPDANPLLLDDVACTFPDLRIVVAHMGHPWIYETVVVMRRHRNVFADTSAIASRPTVLANAFSAAKEYGVLSKVLFGSDSPMVAAASATAALERVVARMRQIAHTPITDEELHGILHRPSFDLLGIEAPAAPSPALPTELTRADPNRLLTAPGRKP, from the coding sequence TTGATCACCGACGTGCACACGCACTTCTGGACTCGGGAGCACCAGCGCTCTCCCTGGACGGACGGGCTGGGTCGGGTCTCGAAGACGCTGGCCTCCGACGAGATCGACCTGGTCACGGTGGAGTCCTACCGCCGGGGCGTCGCGCCCGCCGAGCGGACGATCGTCTTCGGGCTCCAGGCGCAGGCCTCCGGGATCATGGTCCCCAACGATGCCGTCGCCGCGTTCGTACGAGAAGTCGGCGGTCAGACCGTCGGTTTCATGTCGGTCGATCCGACCCGCCACGACGCGGTCGACGAGGTGGAGCGCTGCCACGCGGACCTCGGGCTGGTCGGCATCAAGATGGGGCCGATCTACCAGGGCACCTCGCCGCTGCACCCCATGACGATGCGGGTCTTCAAGACCGCGGAGCGGCTCGGCCTGCCCGTGATGATCCACCAAGGCGCGATCTTCGCGAACGCCGGCCGGCTGCCCGACGCCAACCCGCTGCTGCTCGACGACGTGGCGTGCACCTTTCCCGACCTGCGGATCGTGGTCGCACACATGGGTCATCCGTGGATCTACGAAACCGTCGTCGTGATGCGTCGGCACCGCAACGTCTTTGCCGACACGTCCGCGATCGCCAGCCGTCCGACGGTGTTGGCGAACGCCTTCTCGGCCGCCAAGGAGTACGGCGTCCTCTCCAAGGTGCTCTTCGGTAGCGACTCCCCGATGGTGGCCGCGGCCAGCGCCACCGCCGCCCTCGAACGGGTCGTCGCGCGGATGCGGCAGATCGCGCACACGCCCATCACCGACGAGGAACTACACGGAATCCTGCACCGCCCGTCGTTCGACCTGCTCGGCATCGAGGCACCTGCGGCGCCGTCGCCGGCTCTGCCGACCGAGCTGACCCGAGCTGACCCGAATCGCCTGCTGACCGCCCCCGGGAGGAAGCCATGA
- a CDS encoding ABC transporter permease, with protein MGIFDVAFLVSAITIAAPILLAATGELVSERAGVLNVGLEGVLLVGAFGGYLVMAGTGNLAIGFLGGIVGGLLFGALMGVLSIEAKVDQIVAGIALTLLGYGLTTFLNEDLFSEPRAFDPLPRLAIPLLSDVPVLGPVLFTQDAFIYATAVVVVLVALALTRTTWGINLKATGESPVAVDAAGVSVRGLRWAGVLVSGACAGAAGAYISIGDVGVFREAMTGGRGYLAIAAVLFGGWRLSGLGLAVAIFAVTDATQLRLQAVGDIPGEVWVAVALLVLVALGAGRVRRAAATSRLDRRRAGAVELAGLAVVAVLIVLALVRPAVTLPVSLWLAMPYVLALVALAAEGKRRHKAPEALAVPYLRSEV; from the coding sequence ATGGGTATCTTCGACGTCGCGTTCCTCGTCTCGGCGATCACGATCGCCGCCCCGATCCTGCTCGCCGCCACCGGGGAACTCGTCTCCGAGCGGGCCGGCGTACTGAACGTCGGGCTCGAAGGTGTGCTGCTCGTGGGCGCCTTCGGCGGCTACCTCGTGATGGCCGGCACCGGGAATCTCGCGATCGGTTTCCTCGGCGGCATCGTTGGGGGCCTGCTTTTCGGAGCGCTGATGGGAGTGCTCTCGATCGAGGCCAAGGTCGACCAGATCGTCGCCGGCATCGCGCTGACCCTGCTCGGCTACGGCCTGACGACGTTCCTCAACGAGGACCTCTTCAGCGAGCCGCGCGCCTTCGACCCGCTGCCCCGGCTCGCGATTCCGCTGCTCTCGGACGTGCCCGTCCTCGGGCCCGTCCTGTTCACCCAGGACGCCTTCATCTATGCCACGGCCGTGGTCGTCGTCCTCGTGGCCCTGGCGCTGACTCGGACGACCTGGGGCATCAACCTGAAGGCGACCGGTGAGAGCCCGGTAGCCGTCGACGCCGCTGGCGTCAGCGTCCGCGGGCTGCGCTGGGCCGGCGTCCTCGTCTCAGGGGCCTGCGCCGGAGCGGCGGGAGCGTACATCTCCATCGGCGACGTCGGTGTCTTCCGTGAGGCCATGACCGGCGGGCGCGGCTATCTGGCGATCGCCGCCGTCCTGTTCGGAGGCTGGCGGCTGAGCGGGCTGGGCCTTGCCGTCGCGATCTTTGCGGTCACCGATGCCACCCAGCTGCGGTTGCAGGCCGTCGGCGACATCCCTGGTGAGGTGTGGGTCGCCGTGGCCCTGCTCGTCCTGGTCGCTCTCGGCGCCGGGCGCGTCCGGCGTGCGGCGGCCACCTCCCGCCTCGACCGGCGGCGGGCCGGCGCCGTCGAGCTCGCCGGCCTGGCCGTGGTCGCGGTGCTGATCGTGCTCGCCCTTGTCCGACCGGCCGTGACGTTGCCGGTGTCCCTCTGGCTCGCCATGCCGTACGTGCTGGCGCTCGTCGCCCTCGCCGCCGAGGGCAAGCGGCGGCACAAGGCGCCCGAGGCGCTCGCCGTCCCCTATCTGCGAAGTGAGGTCTGA
- a CDS encoding ABC transporter permease, producing the protein MLSKDLIMRMLVQMGVGLAALAVGALLLVAIGVAPPEAFHVFWSGTFGTPTNAGTTLTQAVPLLLVALGWILTTRAGRLHVGFPGQILVGGSLATAVGLQCGSLPGPVAVGLTAIAGIVGGALWAGLTAWLWASRGVLEIVSSLLLNLVALQVAEWLVRGPLQGSLDGQPQSANFPAAALWPSVESVPGRTLSYDVVLLPVCAIAVALLLSRTAFGFRLRVAGGNQEAARWSGIDPVREGVAAIMISGGFAGLAGAALLFAGSAPWMSDGFEADVGFNGIAVALLARNSPIGAVATAVVFSALNVGGTAMQAQLDVPSSLASVLQGAVIALVLVAAVVLRGSTRTPSPAKPTPARRRSGVVARSAARTEEA; encoded by the coding sequence ATGCTGTCGAAAGACCTGATCATGCGGATGCTCGTGCAGATGGGAGTGGGCTTGGCGGCACTGGCCGTCGGCGCGCTCCTGCTGGTGGCGATCGGGGTGGCGCCGCCCGAGGCGTTCCACGTCTTCTGGAGCGGCACCTTCGGGACGCCGACCAATGCCGGTACCACCCTGACCCAGGCTGTGCCGCTGCTCCTGGTCGCGCTCGGCTGGATCCTGACCACCCGGGCCGGACGTCTGCACGTCGGCTTTCCCGGTCAGATCCTCGTCGGTGGCTCCCTCGCCACGGCGGTCGGGCTGCAGTGCGGCAGCCTGCCGGGTCCGGTCGCGGTGGGGCTCACCGCGATCGCCGGCATCGTCGGCGGGGCACTCTGGGCCGGCCTGACCGCCTGGTTGTGGGCCTCGCGCGGGGTGCTCGAGATCGTGTCGTCGCTCCTGCTCAACCTGGTCGCGCTCCAGGTCGCGGAGTGGTTGGTCCGGGGGCCGCTACAGGGCTCCCTGGACGGTCAGCCGCAGTCGGCGAACTTCCCGGCCGCCGCACTGTGGCCGAGCGTCGAGTCGGTTCCGGGCCGCACCCTCTCGTACGACGTGGTGCTTCTCCCGGTGTGTGCGATCGCTGTGGCGCTGCTGCTGTCCCGCACCGCGTTCGGCTTCCGCCTGCGGGTTGCCGGCGGCAACCAGGAGGCCGCTCGGTGGTCGGGCATCGACCCGGTCCGCGAAGGGGTCGCCGCCATCATGATCTCCGGTGGGTTCGCCGGTCTCGCGGGCGCGGCGCTGCTCTTCGCCGGTTCCGCGCCCTGGATGAGTGACGGATTCGAAGCCGACGTCGGCTTCAACGGCATCGCGGTCGCCCTGCTGGCGCGCAACTCGCCGATCGGCGCGGTCGCCACCGCCGTCGTGTTCTCCGCGCTGAACGTCGGTGGGACCGCCATGCAGGCCCAGCTGGATGTGCCGTCCTCGCTGGCCTCGGTGCTCCAGGGCGCCGTCATCGCGCTGGTCCTGGTGGCGGCCGTCGTCCTGAGGGGCAGCACGAGGACACCGTCCCCGGCCAAACCCACCCCCGCCCGCCGACGATCCGGCGTCGTCGCCCGCAGCGCTGCCCGGACCGAGGAGGCCTGA
- a CDS encoding ABC transporter ATP-binding protein, with the protein MRTRPDSGPAVRGSGTGASALRLTGVTKRFGSFVANDAVDLDIAWGEIHALLGENGAGKTTLMRIVTGLYNPDEGGIELDGEPVRFRRPEQALRAGIGMVHQHFTLVPTLTELENLAIAPAALPWRNGLTEARRRSQEVAAETGLRITPDRLVADASVGERQRLEIVKLLCRGARILIFDEPSAALSPGEWDELANLMRRLAAAGHAVILISHKLSEVFSVADRYTVLRRGAVSGSGTIAEATSDHLVTLMVGDRVVDRPPLPAGTPGPAVLTIRGLDVARDDSQPAGPKALQGIDLEMCRGEILGIAGVAGSGQSELVEVLMGIRSALSGTIELAGRPFTDRSPRGFFRAGGAVIPEDRHHAAIVPGMTLWENITLRSLRSAPLNRRGLLDVRAASAEARRLMDEFDVRADSENLPIGRLSGGNQQKAVLARELSGNPDLLIAAQPVRGLDVRAADFVYRSLVAHRERGGAVLLISMDLDEVISMSDRIAVLAHGRIQGVVDAAKATRASLGALMTSSGEAL; encoded by the coding sequence ATGAGGACTCGTCCCGATTCCGGCCCCGCCGTGCGCGGCTCGGGCACCGGAGCTTCCGCTCTCCGGCTCACCGGAGTGACCAAGCGGTTCGGCTCCTTCGTCGCCAACGACGCCGTCGACCTCGACATCGCCTGGGGTGAGATCCACGCCCTCCTCGGCGAGAACGGTGCGGGCAAGACGACGCTGATGCGAATCGTCACCGGCCTCTACAACCCGGATGAGGGTGGCATCGAACTCGACGGAGAGCCGGTGCGTTTCCGCAGGCCCGAGCAGGCCCTGCGGGCCGGGATCGGGATGGTCCACCAGCACTTCACGCTGGTACCGACCCTGACCGAGCTGGAGAACCTGGCCATCGCACCGGCCGCTCTTCCGTGGCGCAACGGTCTGACCGAGGCACGCCGCCGATCACAGGAGGTGGCTGCGGAGACCGGCCTGCGGATCACGCCCGACCGGCTGGTCGCCGACGCGTCGGTGGGGGAGCGGCAGCGACTGGAGATCGTCAAGTTGCTCTGCCGCGGCGCCCGGATCCTGATCTTCGACGAGCCGAGCGCCGCACTGAGCCCAGGCGAGTGGGACGAACTCGCCAACCTGATGCGGCGGCTCGCCGCCGCCGGTCACGCGGTCATCCTGATCTCGCACAAGCTGTCGGAGGTCTTCAGCGTCGCGGACCGGTACACCGTGCTGCGGCGCGGCGCGGTGAGCGGTTCGGGAACCATCGCGGAGGCGACCTCCGACCACCTGGTGACCCTGATGGTCGGCGATCGAGTGGTCGACCGTCCGCCGCTTCCCGCCGGCACCCCGGGTCCCGCCGTCCTCACCATCCGCGGTCTCGACGTCGCCCGGGACGACAGCCAACCGGCCGGGCCGAAGGCGCTCCAGGGCATCGACCTCGAGATGTGTCGAGGCGAGATCCTGGGGATCGCCGGGGTCGCCGGTAGCGGTCAGTCCGAGCTCGTCGAGGTGCTCATGGGCATCCGGTCGGCACTGTCGGGCACCATCGAGTTGGCGGGGCGGCCATTCACCGATCGGTCGCCGCGCGGGTTCTTCCGCGCCGGCGGTGCGGTGATTCCGGAGGACCGGCACCACGCGGCGATCGTCCCCGGGATGACCCTCTGGGAGAACATCACCCTGCGGTCGCTGCGTTCCGCGCCGTTGAACAGGCGGGGACTGCTCGACGTCCGGGCCGCGTCCGCCGAGGCGCGCCGGCTGATGGACGAGTTCGACGTACGCGCCGACAGCGAGAACCTGCCGATCGGGCGGCTCTCCGGTGGAAACCAGCAGAAGGCGGTCCTCGCCCGGGAACTGTCGGGCAACCCGGACCTGCTGATCGCCGCACAGCCCGTGCGCGGTCTGGACGTGCGAGCGGCCGACTTCGTCTACCGGAGCCTCGTCGCGCACCGCGAACGCGGCGGTGCCGTGCTGCTGATCTCGATGGACCTCGACGAGGTCATCTCGATGTCCGACCGGATCGCGGTGCTCGCTCACGGGCGCATCCAGGGCGTCGTCGACGCCGCGAAGGCCACCCGCGCCAGCCTCGGCGCCCTCATGACGTCGTCCGGAGAGGCCCTGTGA